Within the Leptospira johnsonii genome, the region TCTTTCATAGGAAAATCCAGAGAAAGAGACACATTATATGCAAGTTTCTCTTCCAGCTTCTACTTCTCCAAAATCCGTGCAAGGCTGGAGAAAGGCAAACCGGAAATATTCTCAAAACTGGAAGTAAATAAATTCTCCACCTCCGTCCCCGAATATACCCATTAATAAAAGTATAATGATGGAGAAGGAAGGTAATAACCAACGAAATCGGATCTGTATTTTTTCTCGGATGCTTGGGTAATATTGAACCGCATTCCAGAGAAAGGTGAATAGAATGAATGCTGCCAATTCTTCCCAGCGGACCAATGCCTTTCCACCTACGATATTTAAGAATCCTGTAAAATAGTCCCAAGCTAAACTCAGTGAATTTTTACCGGCAGCCGCAGTTCGGAAGAAGATACCTGAGATTGCAAATAAATGTATGATCAGAGCCACTTTCCAAAAACGTTTCCAGCCTCTTGGCTCTTCTTCTTTTTTAGGATCTCCAGGGGAGAAAAATCTTTCGACTCCCAAGATCAGACCTAAATAAGCACCCCAAAGCACGTAGCCGAAGTTCGCACCATGCCATAGACCTCCCAGGGTCATTGTGATCATGGAGTTCGCTTGAGTTCTCCAGAAGCCGCCTCTGCTTCCACCAAGCGGAATATAGAGATAGTCTCTGAGCCAAGTAGATAAGGTAACATGCCAACGTCCCCAGAACTCTCTGAAACTTGGAGAAAGGAAAGGCCCTCTAAAGTTTTCAGGGATCTCGTAACCAAGTAAGTAAGCAGAACCTCTTGCAATATCGGTATACCCGCTGAAATCACAATATACCTGGCATGCAAATCCGAATGTTACCAGATACAGGCTGAAAAAATTATATTCGCCTGGGTGTTGGTAAATCCCAGAAATGATCCCTGAAATATTATCAGCGATCACAACCTTTTTAAATAAACCGGAAAGAATGAGAAAAATCCCCCATTGAACCCGATTGAAATCGATTGCAGGTTTGTCCAGTTTAGGAAGGAAGTCTGTAGTCCTCATGATCGGTCCTGCGATCAACTGAGGGAAGAATAGAATGAATAAGAAATAATCTAATGCAGAGATCCTTTCCGGAACATGGTCCCTATGGATATCCACCTGCAATGCGATCAACTGGAATGTATAAAAGCTGATCGCGAGTGGAAGAGGAATATGGATCCCTTTTCCGAATTCGGAAAATTGTACAGTACCCGTAAAGAAGTCCAGTGAATCCAAAAAGAAATAGAAATATTTGAAGAATGCTAGGTTAACGAAATTGAGGACTATGATCCAGGTCAGAAGTTTAGATGTGGATTTACCTTCTCTTTTTTTCTCCCAAAGTTTGAGTGAAAAATAGAAGTTCACTGCGATCACGAGTAAAAAGTGAACGGAGAATGCAGCGCCAGAATAAAAATAGAAAAGAAGAGAAGA harbors:
- a CDS encoding MBOAT family O-acyltransferase, with the protein product MLFNSLPYLALFSLTFLLYWSLPQKGRKPLLLVSSLLFYFYSGAAFSVHFLLVIAVNFYFSLKLWEKKREGKSTSKLLTWIIVLNFVNLAFFKYFYFFLDSLDFFTGTVQFSEFGKGIHIPLPLAISFYTFQLIALQVDIHRDHVPERISALDYFLFILFFPQLIAGPIMRTTDFLPKLDKPAIDFNRVQWGIFLILSGLFKKVVIADNISGIISGIYQHPGEYNFFSLYLVTFGFACQVYCDFSGYTDIARGSAYLLGYEIPENFRGPFLSPSFREFWGRWHVTLSTWLRDYLYIPLGGSRGGFWRTQANSMITMTLGGLWHGANFGYVLWGAYLGLILGVERFFSPGDPKKEEEPRGWKRFWKVALIIHLFAISGIFFRTAAAGKNSLSLAWDYFTGFLNIVGGKALVRWEELAAFILFTFLWNAVQYYPSIREKIQIRFRWLLPSFSIIILLLMGIFGDGGGEFIYFQF